A stretch of the Nicotiana tabacum cultivar K326 chromosome 6, ASM71507v2, whole genome shotgun sequence genome encodes the following:
- the LOC107812618 gene encoding uncharacterized protein LOC107812618 yields the protein MRSDPSARRSNVLYEFHQERGHKTEYCIGLWQEVVRMLNQRYLKELLSDKGRANFARGRDPSQGPSKPPSPACTIQMIIGGGVDSVINHVKLTTTHKLKRTVSHERYDDFKDSIIFEKSDADDLSFPHYDALVITLHIADTDVKRIMVEDGSGLCIIHRRVLMQMRLEDRIIPCCITLTGFNNVVERTSGEIALPVLAGRATLEITFHVMNQETTYNAIIGRPWIHTMRAIPPSFYQVIKFPTPWGIFSIQGESRTAQECYRIAQDCTYTKQLKGASAEA from the coding sequence ATGAGATCGGACCCAAGCGCGAGAAGATCAAATGTCCTCTACGAGTTCCATCAGGAAAGAGGACACAAGACCGAATATTGCATAGGTCTATGGCAAGAGGTGGTCAGGATGTTGAACCAGCGCTACCTGAAAGAACTACTCAGCGATAAAGGAAGGGCGAACTTCGCTAGAGGACGTGACCCATCTCAAGGACCCTCAAAGCCACCATCACCGGCATGTACCATACAGATGATCATTGGCGGTGGCGTCGATTCAGTAATCAACCATGTGAAGCTCACCACCACGCATAAACTCAAACGGACGGTCTCCCACGAACGCTATGACGACTTCAaagacagtatcatcttcgaAAAGTCAGATGCCGACGATTTGTCTTTCCCTCAttatgatgctttggttataacaTTACACATCGCTGATACAGACGTGAAAAGAATCATGGTAGAAGACGGAAGCGGCCTATGTATTATCCACCGGAGAGTTCTCATGCAAATGAGGCTCGAGGATAGAATAATACCGTGTTGCATAACACTAACGGGTTTTAACAATGTAGTAGAGCGGACATCCGGGGAAATAGCACTGCCAGTCTTAGCAGGGAGAGCCACGCTGGAAATAACATTCCATGTCATGAACCAGGAAACAACCTATAATGCCATcatagggcgaccatggatacacaccatgCGAGCCATCCCCCCAAGCTTCTATCAAGTGATCAAATTTCCCACACcgtggggaatattcagcatccAAGGCGAATCGCGCACTGCCCAGGAATGCTATCGAATCGCCCAAGATTGCACATACACCAAACAGCTGAAAGGAGCAAGTGCGGAGGCATAA